Proteins encoded in a region of the Agromyces protaetiae genome:
- a CDS encoding AI-2E family transporter: MWWNRKKPPSPESQRAPQPPGDPVAAAEAPPPPHRTAFILLGLGGATVAAFGLAAIGTIFALSFFALVLTICVYPIRSWLERHGVPRGVASVAVILAVVLLLGAFAGALVVSFGQFAALLPQYTDQLQSWVDGFGEWLASIGFGQAQVQSIVSGLDPGAIAGVLGGVLGSAASLLSGVVILVTMLILMAMDASYAKTLTRDLRTRKPLLAEASVGYTFGVRRYMVVTTVLGAAQGLVNWIALVILGVPGAALWGLLAFICSFIPNIGYFIAIVPPIVFAALVGGWPLVIAVIVVYGLVNGIIQSIIQPRVVGNAVALSQSLTFFSVLFWAVVLGPIGAILAIPLTLLVRMLLVDSNPANAWIRPALGDLNQARRVMDAEDAAAKAERRGRRHPEDAAGA; encoded by the coding sequence ATGTGGTGGAACCGGAAGAAGCCCCCGTCCCCCGAGAGTCAGCGCGCGCCGCAGCCGCCCGGCGATCCGGTCGCCGCTGCTGAGGCGCCGCCGCCGCCGCACCGCACGGCGTTCATCCTGCTCGGGCTCGGGGGCGCGACCGTCGCCGCGTTCGGGCTGGCGGCGATCGGCACGATCTTCGCGCTGTCGTTCTTCGCGCTCGTGCTCACGATCTGCGTCTATCCGATCCGGTCGTGGCTCGAACGACACGGCGTCCCGCGGGGGGTCGCGAGTGTCGCGGTGATCCTCGCGGTCGTGCTGCTGCTCGGCGCGTTCGCGGGGGCGCTGGTCGTGTCGTTCGGGCAGTTCGCGGCGCTGCTGCCGCAGTACACGGATCAGCTGCAGTCCTGGGTCGACGGCTTCGGCGAGTGGCTCGCGAGCATCGGGTTCGGGCAGGCGCAGGTGCAGAGCATCGTGTCGGGCCTCGATCCCGGCGCGATCGCGGGCGTGCTCGGTGGCGTGCTGGGCAGCGCGGCGAGCCTGCTGAGCGGGGTCGTGATCCTCGTCACCATGCTGATCCTGATGGCGATGGACGCGTCGTACGCGAAGACGCTCACGCGCGACCTCAGGACGCGGAAGCCACTCCTCGCCGAGGCATCCGTCGGCTACACGTTCGGGGTGCGCCGCTACATGGTGGTGACCACCGTGCTCGGCGCCGCGCAGGGACTCGTGAACTGGATCGCGTTGGTGATCCTGGGCGTGCCGGGCGCCGCGCTCTGGGGGCTGCTCGCGTTCATCTGCAGCTTCATCCCGAACATCGGGTACTTCATCGCGATCGTGCCCCCCATCGTGTTCGCCGCGCTCGTCGGCGGCTGGCCGCTGGTGATCGCCGTGATCGTGGTCTACGGCCTCGTGAACGGGATCATCCAGTCGATCATCCAGCCGCGGGTGGTCGGCAACGCGGTCGCGCTGAGCCAGTCGCTGACGTTCTTCTCGGTGCTGTTCTGGGCCGTGGTGCTCGGCCCGATCGGGGCGATCCTCGCGATCCCGTTGACATTGCTGGTGCGCATGCTGCTCGTCGACTCGAATCCGGCGAACGCGTGGATCAGGCCCGCGCTCGGCGACCTGAACCAGGCGAGACGCGTCATGGACGCCGAGGATGCCGCGGCCAAGGCCGAGCGGCGTGGGCGGCGGCACCCCGAGGACGCAGCCGGGGCGTAA
- a CDS encoding ion channel protein has protein sequence MTQPDPSPEPAPRGDPEERPELPSPTPRQLLVLSVPAILVGVVTALVLWVVDRVSEAMSDVIWTTVPDALGVDASGWWILLVLTVTGFAVGLCLRFLPGHGGPDSATTELMEPPLPLKTLPGLAVVLLLGLAGGVSLGPENPIIAINVTLTVFVLTRFMPAVSPKLAMLMAAAGTIGALFGTPVGAALLFTGTLAAIRGGGALWDKLFLPLAAAAAGSVTMHLLGTPPLAFTVPQDTVEPVDFLIGIVVACVCAAIGLGANWLFPRVYRAFHALRNPIVVPTLGGLVLGVLGMLGGPITMFKGLSQMGELIQNVGQESAGDLALIAAIKIVALLVAASAMFRGGRVFPSAFIGVALGMLAHALIPGFPLALAIGCGLIGILLVVTRDGWMALFLAAAVTGDLALLPWFCVIVLPAWLLVSRAPEFRIIPPAASAPPAARPSAD, from the coding sequence GTGACCCAGCCAGACCCGTCGCCGGAGCCGGCCCCGCGCGGGGATCCGGAGGAACGACCCGAGCTGCCCTCGCCGACGCCGCGGCAGCTGCTCGTGCTCTCGGTGCCCGCGATCCTCGTCGGCGTGGTCACGGCATTGGTGCTCTGGGTCGTGGACCGCGTGTCCGAGGCCATGTCCGACGTCATCTGGACGACGGTGCCCGACGCCCTCGGTGTCGACGCCTCCGGCTGGTGGATCCTGCTCGTGCTCACCGTGACCGGCTTCGCCGTCGGGCTCTGCCTCCGGTTCCTGCCCGGCCACGGCGGACCCGACTCGGCCACGACCGAGCTCATGGAGCCGCCGCTTCCCTTGAAGACGCTGCCCGGCCTCGCGGTCGTGCTGCTGCTCGGGCTCGCCGGGGGCGTGAGCCTCGGACCCGAGAACCCGATCATCGCGATCAATGTCACGCTCACCGTGTTCGTGCTGACGCGGTTCATGCCGGCGGTGTCGCCGAAGCTCGCGATGCTGATGGCCGCGGCGGGCACGATCGGGGCACTGTTCGGAACCCCGGTCGGCGCGGCGCTGCTGTTCACGGGCACGCTCGCGGCGATCCGCGGGGGCGGGGCGCTCTGGGACAAGCTGTTCCTGCCGCTCGCGGCGGCGGCAGCGGGATCGGTGACCATGCATCTGCTGGGCACGCCGCCGCTGGCGTTCACGGTGCCGCAGGACACGGTCGAACCGGTCGACTTCCTCATCGGCATCGTGGTCGCGTGCGTGTGTGCCGCGATCGGTCTCGGTGCGAACTGGCTGTTCCCGCGGGTCTACCGCGCGTTCCACGCGCTGCGGAACCCGATCGTGGTGCCGACCCTCGGCGGCCTGGTGCTCGGCGTGCTCGGCATGCTCGGTGGGCCGATCACGATGTTCAAGGGGCTCAGCCAGATGGGCGAGCTCATCCAGAACGTCGGCCAGGAGTCGGCGGGCGACCTCGCACTCATCGCGGCGATCAAGATCGTCGCGCTGCTCGTGGCCGCGAGCGCCATGTTCCGCGGCGGCCGGGTATTCCCGTCGGCGTTCATCGGAGTGGCGCTCGGCATGCTCGCGCACGCGCTCATCCCGGGCTTCCCGCTCGCGCTCGCGATCGGGTGCGGGCTCATCGGCATCCTGCTGGTCGTCACGCGCGACGGCTGGATGGCGCTCTTCCTCGCCGCAGCGGTGACCGGCGACCTCGCGCTGCTGCCGTGGTTCTGCGTCATCGTGCTGCCCGCCTGGCTGCTGGTGTCTCGCGCGCCGGAGTTCCGGATCATCCCGCCGGCTGCCTCGGCGCCCCCGGCGGCGCGACCATCGGCGGACTGA
- a CDS encoding DUF1254 domain-containing protein, which translates to MVNEGTPGAGISAEAMEQAIARVSTPDRLMTPFGELELFDGVPRAASVETMYDALDLMRGAQAFLNAMPGASLVAMRRGLRSAGVVSPEIIGYTDPRANSASLYLTPNTETTYGTTFLDLKAWGPTVIEAPPQSLCVVDDFWFRYVADMGIPGPDRGAGGKYLFLPPGYDGDVPDGYFTYRTPTFTNWVVLRTLGGVPAMKQTRIYPLHEADAPRENTYLNIADVPQNTVHSNDFDFFLEIDELIQEEPVGSLDVELAGQLAALGIAHGRRFAPDERRRSILDDAAKLGAAISRALVYTPRDPLAYYWPGNSWKNAFVGGSYEFVHEGARLLDARTQFHYFATVITPAMAHAQVGAGSAYAYTAEDADGHVLDGGETYSLTIPADPPAKNFWAIDLYDTQTRSLLQVPSTPYPALSSLSGSLVPEPDGSHVLWFGPSAPAGRETNWIETAPGKSWFPILRLYGPLEPWFDGSWRLPEIVRHA; encoded by the coding sequence TTGGTCAACGAAGGAACGCCCGGCGCCGGAATCAGCGCAGAAGCGATGGAGCAGGCGATCGCGAGGGTGAGCACGCCCGACCGCCTGATGACGCCGTTCGGCGAGCTCGAGCTCTTCGACGGCGTGCCGCGCGCCGCCTCCGTCGAGACCATGTACGACGCACTCGACCTGATGCGCGGCGCCCAGGCGTTCCTGAACGCCATGCCGGGCGCATCGCTCGTCGCGATGCGGCGGGGTCTGCGCAGCGCGGGCGTCGTCTCGCCCGAGATCATCGGATACACCGACCCGCGTGCGAACTCGGCCAGCCTGTACCTCACCCCGAACACCGAGACGACGTACGGCACGACCTTCCTCGACCTGAAGGCGTGGGGGCCGACCGTCATCGAGGCGCCGCCGCAGTCGCTGTGCGTCGTCGACGACTTCTGGTTCCGGTACGTCGCCGACATGGGCATCCCCGGCCCCGATCGCGGGGCCGGCGGGAAGTACCTGTTCCTGCCGCCGGGATACGACGGCGACGTGCCCGACGGGTATTTCACGTACCGCACGCCGACCTTCACGAACTGGGTCGTGCTGCGCACACTCGGCGGCGTGCCGGCGATGAAGCAGACGCGCATCTACCCGCTGCACGAGGCGGATGCCCCACGCGAGAACACGTACCTGAACATCGCCGACGTGCCGCAGAACACCGTGCACTCGAACGATTTCGACTTCTTCCTCGAGATCGACGAGCTGATCCAGGAGGAACCGGTGGGCTCGCTCGACGTCGAGCTGGCCGGCCAGCTCGCCGCGCTCGGCATCGCGCACGGGCGACGGTTCGCGCCGGACGAGCGCCGCCGGAGCATCCTGGACGACGCCGCGAAGCTCGGCGCCGCGATCTCGCGCGCACTCGTCTACACGCCGCGCGACCCGCTCGCCTATTACTGGCCGGGCAATTCCTGGAAGAACGCCTTCGTCGGCGGCAGCTACGAGTTCGTGCACGAGGGGGCGAGGCTGCTCGACGCGCGCACCCAGTTCCACTACTTCGCGACCGTGATCACGCCCGCGATGGCGCACGCGCAGGTCGGCGCAGGGTCCGCGTACGCCTACACGGCCGAGGATGCCGATGGGCACGTGCTCGACGGCGGCGAGACCTATTCGCTCACGATCCCGGCCGACCCGCCTGCGAAGAACTTCTGGGCGATCGACCTGTACGACACCCAGACCAGGTCGCTGCTGCAGGTGCCGTCGACACCGTACCCCGCACTGTCGAGCCTCAGCGGCTCGCTCGTGCCCGAGCCGGACGGCAGCCACGTGCTCTGGTTCGGGCCCTCGGCGCCCGCAGGGCGCGAGACGAACTGGATCGAGACCGCGCCCGGGAAGTCCTGGTTCCCGATCCTGCGTCTCTACGGCCCGCTCGAACCGTGGTTCGACGGGTCATGGCGGCTGCCCGAGATCGTGCGGCACGCGTGA
- the clpS gene encoding ATP-dependent Clp protease adapter ClpS: MTDTLERTELDEGLDLGVESVVERAWRTIVWDDPINLMTYVTYVFRSYFGYSREEAERLMLLVHHEGRAVVATGNREAMERHVQAMHGYGLQASLSKVDP; this comes from the coding sequence GTGACGGACACGCTTGAACGCACCGAACTCGACGAGGGGCTCGACCTCGGGGTCGAGTCGGTCGTCGAGCGTGCGTGGCGCACCATCGTGTGGGACGACCCGATCAACCTGATGACCTATGTCACCTACGTCTTCCGCAGCTACTTCGGCTACTCGCGCGAGGAGGCCGAGCGTCTGATGCTGCTCGTCCACCACGAGGGCCGGGCGGTCGTCGCGACCGGCAATCGCGAGGCGATGGAGCGGCACGTGCAGGCGATGCACGGCTACGGGTTGCAGGCGTCGCTGTCGAAGGTGGACCCGTGA
- a CDS encoding SHOCT domain-containing protein, with translation MNFWNSFWDIIWWTIWIFAFVAYLWAVIAIISDLFRDHKLNGWWKAVWIIFLIFAPFITALVYLIARGRGMAERAQRDATEARQATDEYIRQTVGTAASPSDEIAKAKGLLDAGTINQQEYDLLKAKALAHSTNSTNVQV, from the coding sequence ATGAACTTCTGGAACAGCTTCTGGGACATCATCTGGTGGACGATCTGGATCTTCGCGTTCGTCGCCTATCTCTGGGCGGTCATCGCGATCATCAGCGACCTGTTCCGTGACCACAAGCTCAATGGCTGGTGGAAGGCCGTCTGGATCATCTTCCTGATCTTCGCCCCGTTCATCACCGCGCTCGTGTACCTCATCGCCCGCGGCCGCGGCATGGCCGAGCGCGCCCAGCGCGATGCCACCGAGGCACGTCAGGCCACCGACGAGTACATCCGCCAGACGGTGGGCACGGCGGCGAGCCCGTCCGACGAGATCGCCAAGGCCAAGGGGCTGCTCGACGCTGGCACGATCAACCAGCAGGAGTACGACCTGCTGAAGGCCAAAGCACTCGCCCACTCCACCAACAGCACCAACGTGCAGGTCTAG
- a CDS encoding heat shock protein transcriptional repressor HspR, which produces MNETSPLFVISVAAELAGMHPQTLRQYDRLGLVSPTRTAGKSRRYSMRDVTQLREIAQLSAEGVSLEGIRRVLELEDEVIGLRRRVGELEAALADEMLNRPGRRVFAAGSAGEIITIKGGTRVRRETAVVVWRPLERE; this is translated from the coding sequence ATGAACGAGACCAGTCCGCTCTTCGTGATCTCGGTCGCGGCCGAGCTCGCCGGGATGCATCCGCAGACGCTGCGGCAGTACGACCGTCTCGGACTCGTCTCGCCCACCCGCACCGCCGGCAAGTCGCGTCGCTATTCGATGCGCGACGTCACCCAGTTGCGCGAGATCGCGCAGCTCTCGGCCGAGGGCGTGAGCCTCGAGGGCATCCGGAGGGTGCTCGAGCTGGAGGACGAGGTGATCGGGCTGCGCCGCCGCGTCGGCGAGCTCGAGGCCGCGCTCGCCGACGAGATGCTGAACCGGCCCGGCCGTCGGGTGTTCGCCGCTGGCAGCGCGGGCGAGATCATCACGATCAAGGGCGGCACGCGCGTGCGGCGCGAGACCGCGGTCGTCGTCTGGCGTCCGCTCGAGCGCGAATAA
- a CDS encoding GAP family protein has translation MNGVVGDILPLAIGIAISPIPIIAAILMLLSPKAKGTSVGFLAGWVLGIVVAVVVFTLLSAIIPEQDPDASKPIAGTIKLVLGVLLLLLAARQWRSRPKAGEEAALPKWMAAIDGMTAVRGLVLGFLLSAVNPKNLLMAAAAGVVIGTAGLDAGASAVAILVFTVVAAISVAGPVIAYLVASARMAGPLEALRAWLVHNNATVMAVLLLVIGVVVIGKGIGSF, from the coding sequence GTGAACGGGGTCGTCGGCGACATCCTGCCCCTCGCCATCGGCATCGCGATCAGCCCGATCCCGATCATCGCTGCGATCCTCATGCTGCTCTCGCCGAAGGCGAAGGGCACGAGCGTCGGGTTCCTCGCAGGCTGGGTGCTCGGCATCGTGGTCGCGGTGGTCGTGTTCACACTGCTGTCCGCGATCATCCCCGAACAGGATCCGGATGCCTCGAAGCCCATCGCCGGCACGATCAAGCTGGTGCTCGGGGTGCTGCTCCTGCTCCTGGCGGCGCGCCAGTGGCGCTCGCGGCCGAAGGCCGGCGAGGAGGCGGCGCTGCCGAAGTGGATGGCGGCGATCGACGGCATGACGGCGGTGCGCGGGCTCGTCCTCGGCTTCCTCCTCTCGGCGGTGAATCCGAAGAACCTGCTCATGGCCGCCGCGGCCGGGGTCGTGATCGGGACGGCCGGGCTCGACGCCGGAGCATCCGCCGTCGCCATCCTCGTGTTCACCGTGGTCGCCGCGATCTCGGTCGCGGGGCCCGTGATCGCCTACCTGGTCGCCTCGGCCCGCATGGCGGGGCCGCTCGAGGCGCTGCGGGCGTGGCTCGTGCACAACAACGCCACCGTGATGGCCGTGCTGCTGCTCGTGATCGGCGTCGTCGTCATCGGAAAGGGGATCGGGAGCTTCTGA
- a CDS encoding DUF2017 family protein has product MIVAGRNGTDGVRLVLEAEEAMLLSELADQVDSVLLLGSEDDPALDRLLPNAYPDDLDAAREFARYTRGSLVDGKRQAAQSVRDATSVGEGERLVEIELDQVQAWGWLTFLTDLRLILAERVGIGEEGTPEQDEQRDDYLRAAYEWAGFVQGSMLEVLDPTES; this is encoded by the coding sequence GTGATCGTCGCCGGCCGCAACGGGACCGACGGGGTCCGTCTCGTGCTCGAGGCCGAAGAGGCCATGCTGCTCTCCGAGCTCGCCGACCAGGTGGACTCGGTCCTGTTGCTCGGCTCCGAGGACGACCCGGCGCTCGACCGGCTGCTGCCGAATGCGTACCCCGACGACCTCGACGCCGCGCGCGAGTTCGCGCGCTACACACGGGGCAGCCTCGTCGACGGCAAACGGCAGGCGGCGCAGTCGGTGCGCGACGCGACCTCGGTCGGCGAGGGCGAGCGACTTGTCGAGATCGAGCTCGATCAGGTGCAGGCGTGGGGCTGGCTCACGTTCCTCACCGATCTGCGGCTGATCCTCGCCGAGCGGGTCGGCATCGGCGAAGAGGGCACGCCCGAGCAGGACGAGCAGCGCGACGACTACCTGCGCGCGGCGTACGAATGGGCCGGCTTCGTGCAGGGCTCGATGCTCGAGGTGCTCGACCCGACGGAGTCCTGA
- a CDS encoding methyltransferase, producing the protein MDLTLLRRAPDVEGPGLEASDAADRLILDEAQPILAHSPGGASGVVVIGDTHGALALSVAADLGVTGVRVHQDAVLGERAILANARRLGLAGAISVQPATPELVRDARVVLLRLPRSLDALDELTALIADHAAPDVVVVAGGRLKHMSTAMNDVLRRRFARLDVTHARQKSRVLIARELMAAPAPAPGAPATAGEQVGARVRGWPRRARDAALDLEVVAHGGVFAGATVDIGTRFLLDQLDPALAAGPAAPGPAASGLAASGLAASGLAAPGLAAPGLVEPGLAESGPTAPGLAAPDPAAPVSRTVVDLACGTGIVAVALARRFPDARVVAADQSAAAVASAAQTSAANGLGDRITVVRADGLEFADEASVDLVVLNPPFHAGAAVTTALAERLFADAGRALAPGGRLVAVWNSHLRYRPALERLVGPTRQVARNPKFTVTVSTR; encoded by the coding sequence ATGGATCTCACGCTCCTGCGCCGGGCGCCTGACGTCGAAGGGCCGGGGCTCGAGGCGTCGGATGCCGCCGACCGGCTGATCCTCGACGAGGCGCAGCCGATCCTCGCGCATTCCCCCGGCGGTGCGTCCGGCGTCGTGGTGATCGGCGATACGCATGGCGCGCTCGCGCTGAGCGTCGCGGCCGACCTCGGCGTCACCGGGGTGCGCGTGCATCAGGATGCGGTGCTCGGCGAGCGGGCGATCCTTGCCAACGCACGGCGGTTGGGCCTCGCAGGCGCCATCAGCGTGCAGCCCGCGACTCCCGAGCTCGTTCGAGACGCGCGGGTCGTGCTGCTCAGGCTCCCGCGATCGCTCGACGCGCTCGACGAGCTCACCGCGCTGATCGCAGATCACGCGGCGCCCGACGTCGTCGTGGTCGCGGGCGGCCGGCTCAAGCACATGTCCACCGCGATGAACGACGTGTTGCGCCGGCGCTTCGCGCGGCTCGACGTCACCCATGCGCGGCAGAAGTCGCGCGTGCTGATCGCGCGCGAGCTGATGGCCGCGCCCGCGCCCGCGCCGGGTGCGCCCGCCACGGCAGGCGAGCAGGTCGGGGCGAGGGTGCGGGGCTGGCCGCGCCGAGCCCGTGACGCCGCGCTCGATCTCGAGGTCGTCGCTCACGGCGGCGTGTTCGCGGGCGCGACGGTCGACATCGGCACACGCTTCCTCCTGGACCAGCTCGACCCGGCGCTCGCCGCCGGCCCCGCCGCGCCCGGCCCCGCCGCGTCTGGCCTCGCCGCGTCTGGCCTCGCCGCGTCTGGCCTCGCCGCGCCTGGCCTCGCCGCGCCTGGCCTCGTCGAGCCTGGCCTCGCCGAGTCTGGCCCTACCGCGCCTGGCCTCGCCGCGCCCGATCCCGCCGCGCCCGTGAGCCGTACCGTCGTCGACCTCGCCTGCGGCACGGGCATCGTCGCGGTCGCGCTCGCACGACGCTTCCCCGACGCCCGGGTCGTCGCCGCCGACCAGTCCGCCGCCGCGGTCGCGAGCGCCGCGCAGACCTCGGCCGCGAACGGTCTCGGCGACCGCATCACGGTCGTCCGTGCCGACGGCCTCGAGTTCGCCGACGAGGCATCCGTCGATCTCGTGGTGCTGAACCCGCCCTTCCACGCCGGCGCCGCCGTCACGACGGCGCTGGCCGAGCGCCTGTTCGCCGACGCCGGCCGCGCGCTCGCGCCGGGCGGGCGCCTCGTCGCCGTGTGGAACTCGCACCTGCGCTATCGGCCGGCGCTCGAGCGCCTCGTCGGCCCGACCCGGCAGGTCGCGCGCAACCCGAAGTTCACCGTCACCGTCTCCACCCGCTGA
- a CDS encoding DnaJ C-terminal domain-containing protein, with amino-acid sequence MASQDWFDKDFYATLGVGKDASEAEIKKTYRKLARQHHPDSNPGDAASEAKFKEISEAYSVLSDTEQRKEYDAVRAMGSGARFTAPGGPGAGGFDDVFGGMFGGGQPGGGRGYTFQQGGGEYDDLLGNLFGGGRFGQTSGGYRGFGGPTKGRDFTASTTLDFITATKGEQITLQASDGKPITVRIPAGVADGQKIRLRGKGQPSPDGGEAGDLILTVNVRKHPVFERDGLNLRVKVPITFGEATLGATIEVPTLGGDPVKLKVAPGTPSGRVLRVKGRGVETKKGTGDLLAEVQVAVPSHLGKEASEKLEAFLAELPRENPRDDLIARAKA; translated from the coding sequence ATGGCCAGTCAGGACTGGTTCGACAAAGACTTCTACGCGACCCTCGGGGTCGGCAAAGACGCCAGCGAGGCGGAGATCAAGAAGACGTACCGCAAGCTCGCCCGGCAACATCACCCCGACTCCAACCCGGGTGACGCCGCATCCGAGGCGAAGTTCAAAGAGATCAGCGAGGCCTACTCGGTGCTCTCCGACACCGAGCAGCGCAAAGAGTACGACGCCGTGCGGGCGATGGGGTCCGGCGCGCGATTCACGGCGCCCGGCGGCCCGGGGGCCGGCGGCTTCGACGACGTGTTCGGTGGCATGTTCGGCGGCGGTCAGCCCGGCGGCGGCCGCGGGTACACGTTCCAACAGGGCGGCGGCGAGTACGACGACCTGCTCGGCAACCTGTTCGGCGGCGGCCGGTTCGGGCAGACGAGCGGGGGCTACCGGGGATTCGGCGGCCCGACCAAGGGCCGCGACTTCACCGCGAGCACCACGCTCGACTTCATCACCGCCACCAAGGGCGAGCAGATCACCCTGCAGGCCTCAGACGGCAAGCCGATCACGGTGCGCATTCCCGCGGGCGTGGCCGACGGTCAGAAGATCAGGCTCCGGGGCAAGGGCCAGCCGTCGCCCGACGGCGGCGAGGCCGGCGACCTCATCCTCACCGTCAACGTGCGAAAGCACCCCGTCTTCGAGCGCGACGGCCTGAACCTGCGGGTGAAGGTGCCGATCACGTTCGGCGAGGCCACCCTCGGCGCCACGATCGAGGTGCCGACGCTCGGCGGCGACCCCGTGAAGCTCAAGGTCGCTCCCGGCACCCCCAGCGGGCGTGTGCTGCGGGTGAAGGGTCGCGGCGTCGAGACGAAGAAGGGCACGGGCGACCTGCTCGCCGAGGTCCAGGTCGCGGTGCCGTCGCATCTCGGCAAGGAGGCGAGCGAGAAGCTCGAGGCGTTCCTCGCCGAGCTGCCCCGTGAGAACCCGCGCGACGATCTCATCGCGCGCGCGAAGGCCTAG